In Pelosinus sp. IPA-1, a single genomic region encodes these proteins:
- a CDS encoding Asp23/Gls24 family envelope stress response protein, whose protein sequence is MDKRERSEKMENNDVGSIRIADEVVGIIAGMAATEIAGVAGMSAGLVGGIAEMLGKKSLAKGVKVEVGEREAAVDLYIIVEYGVRIPDIALRVQENVKRGIESMTGLDVVEVNVHIQGVGFNQDGKEEDIRVR, encoded by the coding sequence GTGGATAAACGTGAACGCAGTGAAAAGATGGAAAATAATGACGTTGGCTCTATTCGTATTGCGGATGAAGTCGTAGGGATTATTGCAGGTATGGCTGCCACCGAAATTGCTGGCGTAGCAGGAATGAGTGCAGGCTTGGTAGGTGGTATTGCGGAGATGCTTGGCAAAAAAAGCCTGGCTAAAGGCGTAAAAGTAGAGGTTGGCGAGCGTGAAGCTGCCGTGGATTTATACATAATTGTAGAATATGGCGTACGTATACCGGACATTGCATTAAGAGTACAAGAAAACGTAAAACGTGGAATCGAATCAATGACAGGGTTAGATGTTGTAGAAGTTAATGTTCATATACAAGGCGTGGGCTTTAATCAGGATGGTAAAGAAGAGGATATTCGTGTGCGGTAA
- the amaP gene encoding alkaline shock response membrane anchor protein AmaP encodes MGIFDRIILSIYTLLLAILSIGVILLSLRLISLEWVWTSISLLSGQWEVGLVGAVFLLVSIRLLLASIRSHRIKETIVHHTNMGDVHISLDAIKNLVEKTARHTRGVRGVKVRVSHDGKGLKVSLKAVVSPENNVPSVSEELQKRVHAYIKNTVGVELVDVQILVENISNDFKSKQRVE; translated from the coding sequence ATGGGAATTTTTGATCGCATCATTTTATCTATTTACACCTTATTGTTAGCAATTTTATCAATAGGCGTAATCTTACTTTCTTTGCGCCTTATTTCTTTGGAATGGGTTTGGACAAGTATTTCGCTTCTTAGCGGACAATGGGAAGTTGGTTTGGTAGGGGCGGTGTTTTTATTGGTAAGTATTCGGTTGTTACTAGCAAGTATACGTTCTCACCGAATTAAAGAAACTATAGTTCATCATACCAATATGGGTGACGTACATATTTCACTTGATGCCATAAAAAATTTAGTTGAAAAAACAGCTAGACATACACGCGGTGTACGAGGAGTTAAAGTTCGTGTTAGTCATGATGGAAAAGGTTTAAAAGTATCTTTAAAAGCAGTTGTTAGTCCAGAAAACAACGTTCCAAGTGTTTCAGAAGAATTGCAAAAGAGAGTTCATGCCTATATAAAAAATACGGTTGGTGTTGAGTTAGTTGATGTACAAATTTTAGTTGAAAATATATCTAATGATTTTAAATCTAAGCAACGTGTAGAATAA
- a CDS encoding DUF2273 domain-containing protein: MNSELLAKIWQYHSGKIVGLVTGFLVGIFILVFGFLHTMFVMLCMVAGYLVGKRIDEKEDIMDILGKLLPPGYYRQ, encoded by the coding sequence ATGAATTCCGAGTTACTAGCAAAAATATGGCAGTATCATAGCGGGAAAATTGTAGGTTTAGTGACAGGGTTTTTAGTTGGTATTTTCATTTTAGTATTCGGTTTTTTACATACTATGTTTGTAATGCTATGCATGGTTGCTGGTTATTTGGTCGGCAAACGAATTGACGAAAAAGAAGACATTATGGATATTTTGGGTAAATTATTGCCTCCAGGATATTATCGTCAATGA
- the nusB gene encoding transcription antitermination factor NusB has translation MSRRQARELALQTLFQLDFNTTGKDEALQTALSEHDNIDENTRKYTENLVIGTQEHLKEIDTIIGDISNDWKIDRMPGIDRNIARMAIYEMNFGNESLPPNVVINEAIELAKLFGTEESSRFVNGILGTLVKRTDK, from the coding sequence ATGAGCCGTAGACAAGCCCGTGAATTGGCGCTTCAGACTTTATTTCAGTTAGATTTTAACACTACAGGTAAAGATGAAGCTCTACAGACAGCATTAAGTGAACATGATAATATTGATGAAAACACTAGAAAATACACCGAGAATCTTGTTATTGGCACCCAGGAACATTTAAAAGAAATAGACACAATTATTGGGGACATTTCAAACGATTGGAAAATAGATCGTATGCCTGGAATTGATCGAAATATTGCTAGGATGGCAATTTATGAAATGAATTTTGGTAATGAATCATTACCACCTAATGTAGTCATTAATGAGGCTATTGAATTGGCCAAGCTTTTTGGAACTGAAGAATCAAGTCGATTTGTAAATGGAATTCTAGGAACATTGGTCAAAAGAACGGACAAGTAA
- the xseA gene encoding exodeoxyribonuclease VII large subunit gives MNIVSVSEITKYIKQLFESDAKVASVLIRGEISNFKKHYSGHCYFTLKDSNATIRAVMFKSRAQYLKFEPRDGMKVIAGGQVTIFERDGQYQLYAVQLVPEGIGELSIAFAQLKEKLEAEGLFNDEHKQTLPMLPKTVGIVTSPTGAVLRDIITVSKRRHPGILLKLYPVQVQGPDAPLQIVHGIEVFNKLCNVDVIIIGRGGGSIEELWAFNDERVIRAIAASKIPIVSAVGHQTDYTLADFVADRRAATPSQAAEFVVPDVRELYKYVSTLKSMLESNARGVLKNHRMRLEQSAKSRVFKYPYENLAIKQQLVDNLLQNLQQVMKKMVIEKQHGFKIMAEKLSMLNPLAVLARGYGIVRTNDGQLVNNVKTLQPGTRVEIVLNEGLIDAEIIRVQEGHYGKS, from the coding sequence ATGAATATAGTTAGTGTAAGTGAAATAACAAAATACATAAAACAACTTTTTGAGTCCGATGCTAAAGTTGCATCTGTGTTAATACGTGGAGAAATATCAAATTTTAAGAAACATTATTCTGGGCATTGTTATTTTACTCTCAAAGATAGTAATGCTACAATTAGAGCTGTAATGTTTAAAAGCCGCGCACAATATCTAAAATTTGAACCAAGGGATGGCATGAAAGTGATTGCTGGCGGCCAAGTCACAATATTTGAAAGAGATGGCCAATATCAGTTATATGCAGTCCAATTGGTACCAGAAGGAATTGGCGAATTAAGTATCGCTTTTGCCCAGCTAAAAGAAAAGTTGGAGGCAGAGGGACTATTTAATGATGAGCATAAACAAACACTACCAATGTTACCAAAAACAGTGGGTATTGTTACTTCACCAACAGGTGCAGTTCTTAGAGATATTATTACTGTATCTAAACGAAGACATCCCGGCATCTTACTAAAGTTATATCCTGTTCAGGTACAAGGACCAGATGCACCTTTACAAATTGTCCATGGAATTGAAGTCTTTAATAAACTGTGTAATGTTGATGTTATTATTATTGGCCGTGGTGGGGGCTCTATTGAAGAATTATGGGCATTTAATGATGAGAGAGTGATAAGAGCTATTGCCGCTTCAAAAATTCCTATTGTCTCTGCAGTTGGCCATCAGACAGATTATACCTTGGCAGATTTTGTAGCTGATCGTCGGGCAGCTACGCCATCGCAAGCAGCAGAATTTGTTGTACCTGATGTCAGAGAGCTTTACAAATATGTCTCTACCTTAAAAAGTATGTTAGAAAGTAATGCACGGGGTGTATTGAAGAATCATCGCATGAGGCTTGAGCAATCTGCGAAGAGCAGAGTTTTTAAATATCCCTATGAGAACCTAGCAATAAAACAACAACTGGTCGATAACCTGCTGCAAAATTTGCAGCAGGTTATGAAGAAAATGGTCATAGAAAAACAACATGGTTTTAAAATTATGGCCGAAAAGTTATCAATGCTGAATCCACTAGCTGTATTGGCACGAGGATACGGTATTGTGCGTACAAACGATGGACAACTGGTTAACAATGTTAAGACACTGCAGCCAGGAACAAGAGTTGAAATTGTGCTCAATGAAGGTTTGATAGATGCTGAAATAATTCGCGTACAGGAGGGGCATTATGGTAAGAGCTAA
- the xseB gene encoding exodeoxyribonuclease VII small subunit codes for MVRAKKKEELDEMCFEKALENLEAIVKQLEKGELPLDESLANFAEGVNLSKICLNKLNYAEQQIDKILLEEKGKVIERPLLLKEDDRC; via the coding sequence ATGGTAAGAGCTAAGAAAAAAGAAGAGTTAGATGAAATGTGTTTTGAAAAGGCTTTGGAAAATCTAGAAGCCATTGTAAAGCAGTTGGAAAAAGGAGAATTACCATTAGATGAATCATTAGCCAACTTTGCTGAAGGAGTAAATTTATCAAAAATTTGTTTAAATAAATTAAATTATGCTGAACAGCAAATAGATAAAATTTTATTAGAAGAAAAGGGAAAAGTAATAGAAAGACCCTTATTGTTAAAGGAGGACGATAGATGTTAA
- a CDS encoding farnesyl diphosphate synthase codes for MLKQYCQEKGKIIDEALGKFVSCENMYPPAIFEAMRYSLFAGGKRLRPILLMAAADAVGGTGTDYLNIACGLEMIHTYSLIHDDLPAMDDDDYRRGKLTSHKVFGEGMAILAGDGLLTAAFTVMLSQPAVKPDVLVKVLGEISTAAGATGMIGGQVIDLSSEGEVISIDTLAYMHQAKTGALFKAALRAGAQLASAKEWQIEALTKYAEQFGLAFQITDDILDVTGLQEKIGKPIGSDMKNHKATYVTLYSLNEAKIMANQAVNQALEALSHFGHEADILREMVRSLLTRDN; via the coding sequence ATGTTAAAACAATATTGTCAGGAAAAAGGTAAAATAATTGATGAAGCTTTAGGCAAATTTGTTTCCTGCGAAAATATGTATCCACCAGCTATTTTTGAAGCTATGCGTTATAGTTTATTTGCGGGTGGAAAACGTTTACGTCCGATATTACTCATGGCAGCTGCTGACGCCGTAGGTGGAACAGGTACTGATTATCTTAATATAGCCTGCGGGTTAGAAATGATTCACACCTATTCTTTAATTCACGATGATTTACCAGCAATGGATGATGATGATTATCGAAGGGGTAAACTAACTAGCCATAAAGTTTTTGGTGAAGGTATGGCTATTTTAGCTGGAGATGGGCTATTAACTGCAGCATTTACGGTTATGTTGTCTCAGCCCGCCGTTAAGCCTGATGTGCTAGTAAAAGTCTTAGGGGAAATTAGTACTGCTGCGGGTGCTACAGGTATGATTGGTGGACAAGTCATTGATTTGTCTTCTGAGGGAGAAGTTATTTCTATTGATACTCTCGCTTATATGCACCAAGCAAAAACAGGAGCCTTATTTAAAGCTGCTCTAAGAGCTGGGGCACAATTAGCAAGCGCAAAAGAATGGCAAATTGAAGCATTAACAAAATATGCAGAACAATTTGGTTTGGCTTTTCAAATAACGGATGATATTTTAGATGTAACTGGATTGCAAGAAAAAATTGGAAAACCAATTGGTAGTGATATGAAAAATCACAAAGCAACCTATGTAACCTTATATTCTTTAAATGAGGCAAAGATAATGGCAAATCAAGCCGTAAATCAAGCCCTAGAAGCGTTAAGTCATTTTGGTCATGAAGCAGATATCTTAAGGGAAATGGTACGGTCTTTATTAACACGAGATAATTGA
- a CDS encoding divergent PAP2 family protein codes for MAECIALMGKNIILATALTAWFCAQVLKTLTSYWKHGALNFERLVGAGGMPSSHTALVMSLAWAVGLHDGFDSSLFAVTIVLASIVMYDAAGVRRAAGRQAKVINKLVRQLRAEHTVRDIRLKELLGHTPLEVLAGAILGITIAHGFKNLLG; via the coding sequence GTGGCAGAGTGTATCGCTCTTATGGGAAAAAATATAATATTGGCAACCGCTCTGACTGCTTGGTTTTGCGCTCAAGTTCTCAAGACATTAACGTCTTATTGGAAGCATGGTGCGCTTAATTTTGAACGTTTAGTAGGTGCGGGCGGAATGCCTAGTTCCCATACTGCATTAGTAATGAGCTTAGCCTGGGCTGTAGGACTTCATGATGGCTTTGATTCATCATTATTTGCTGTAACTATTGTATTGGCAAGTATTGTTATGTACGATGCAGCTGGAGTACGTAGAGCAGCTGGGAGACAAGCAAAAGTTATTAATAAGTTAGTGCGTCAGCTACGTGCGGAACATACAGTACGTGATATTCGCTTGAAGGAGCTCTTAGGGCATACGCCTCTAGAAGTATTAGCGGGAGCAATATTAGGAATTACTATTGCCCATGGCTTTAAGAATTTATTAGGATAA